Genomic window (Capricornis sumatraensis isolate serow.1 chromosome 1, serow.2, whole genome shotgun sequence):
ATCTTTCAGTCACAAGTTATAAGTGAAAAACTTAAAGACAAGGCATTTGTTCCCACAGACTAGTATTCAATGTGTTGAATagaattgaaacatatacattttcaaaagttttttCAATCAATACTTGGAATAGAATGTGTTCTCACAATAGTTGTTTCtactactaaaaataaattatagattGAATGTGAAGAATCACATctctttttcagataattttcttTGGGAGTAGAAAAACCAATGTTTAGAAACAAACCCATTTACCAAAAAtatctaaaaagaagaaaaggagtagcatGTGTTGGGTTTCTCCTGCGTGCAGTTCAGATGTAGGGCTAGATTCTTCACTCACCATCTCTGTTCATCCTTGTAAGAAGACTCACCAGAGAAGCATCACTGGTTCCATTTGACAGACTAAAGAGCTCAAGTCAAGGAAGGTAAAGTTCATTGAATCTAACCACGAAAGTATCTGGCTCAAAGGGGGTCTACAGTCTGATCTAAAGGCAGTgaatatttttaacctttgccTTTCAGGTTATATATGAGGATAATTCACTAAAATACCAAGCTATGAAGAAAAACTCCAAGAGAAACCATGCTTCAAGAGTTTCTGACATAGAATCGAACTCCGTGgatgctgaaaaggaaaaaaaagagtgtcAAAATAATTTTGTTGAACTGCTGCCTCCAgaagttacttttaaaattttcagtcagCTAGACATCCGGAGCTTGTGCAGGGCTTCAGTGACatgcagaagctggaatcatGCAATAAGACACAGCGACTCCTTGTGGAAACCTCACTGCCTGACTGTAAGAGCCGTATGTCAAAGAGAGATAGATGACGATCTGGAGAGTGGCTACCCCTGGAGGGTAAGTTTCACCTTTGCAATCTGAAGTCCTCTTGATAATACGGTGGTCTGTTTGAGCCACACTCTACCTTCTGGCTTGAAGGAGAGAGGATTTCATATACAGAATGACATACAGAGTGGGTTGGCTTTGGGAGAGTGGGTTGGCTCTGGGAGTTAAAGTCCAGTTATATTCTTTTCCTGCAAAAAGGATATCTCCCATCTATCCTTTTGAATTTGGGGGGCATTTACCTCATAAACCACAATGGCTACATTTTACCCCACCTATCCAAAACCCCCAGCAAACTGTGTTACTCACACTGTTCTGTATGTGCGAGCACACACATACGTGTATTAATAGATGTGTGTATCAATGTAAATACTTAATCTTTTCAGCCTTTCAATCAGCTTTCTAGCTTCAAACAAACTCACTCACCAACCACTGACAATATTCTTTAACAATGGTGGTAGTAGTAGTAacagcgttagtcgctcagtcgtgtctgactctttgccatggactgtagcccgccagactcctctctccatggaattctccaggcaagaatcctggagtgggttgccattaacaaTGGTGGTTTACTTCTTTCAGATCATACTACTGAGGAATTACCAGAAGAGTAAAGTGAAACATGAATGGCTAAGTGGCAGATACAGCAACATATGTTCTCCTATCAGCCTACCAGAAAAAATCATGTACCCAATGGATGCAGACACGTGGGGGGAAATTCTAGAAGCAGAACTGGAAAGATAAGCAGAAAACTCTCCTAACTTTGAGAGTTTAAAACTAAAATGACTCTTAGATTATAAAAAGTATGTCTCTAACCATCCAtttttttgtttgcctttttactatttaacatttaaaagaaaactaaatagaaaatataaaaaataaaactctttttattttgcactttaggtaaaataatgttttacctACATGTTTCTGGTTTTACTGTAATGTGGAAAAATCATGAAATGGTATTTATATAAAAGTACTATACTGATAGGGTGATttcaaaatgtattatttcatgtatttgtGTTGATCTATTGCAGGACTTCAGT
Coding sequences:
- the FBXO48 gene encoding F-box only protein 48, which translates into the protein MKKNSKRNHASRVSDIESNSVDAEKEKKECQNNFVELLPPEVTFKIFSQLDIRSLCRASVTCRSWNHAIRHSDSLWKPHCLTVRAVCQREIDDDLESGYPWRIILLRNYQKSKVKHEWLSGRYSNICSPISLPEKIMYPMDADTWGEILEAELER